Proteins co-encoded in one Streptococcus ruminicola genomic window:
- the pbp3 gene encoding D-alanyl-D-alanine carboxypeptidase PBP3: MKKVFAVLALLLAFIGNKVAADDTFDVAAKHAIAVEASTGKVLYEKDATTPDGIASMTKILTVYLTYKEIDKGNLSWDTKVPISDYAYDLTANSDASNVPMEAREYTVEQLVNAAMVASANSAAIALAEKIGGTESKFVDMMQTQLQEWGINDAKLFNASGLNNSYLGDNIYPGSSSTDENTLSARDVAIIAQHLITEYPDVLKISNQTTADFDGSTMNTYNYMLKGMPYERDGVDGLKTGTTELAGASFVATSTENGMRIISVVMNADGWQENEFARFEATNALLDYVKSNYEMTTLVDAGESTKNSKAKVIDGKEKTVPAVASQELKVVHRIGTDASVKFSTKVKGYEATINKGDKVGSFIYDDKQIVGTGYLDSKPSVPALAKKEVKKSIFLKVWWNHFVTYVNEKL; encoded by the coding sequence ATGAAGAAAGTTTTTGCTGTTTTGGCCCTACTCTTGGCCTTCATTGGAAACAAAGTTGCTGCTGATGATACCTTTGATGTAGCAGCTAAACACGCTATCGCTGTTGAAGCTTCTACTGGTAAAGTATTATATGAAAAAGATGCAACTACACCTGATGGTATTGCTTCAATGACAAAAATATTAACGGTTTACTTAACTTACAAAGAAATCGACAAAGGGAATCTAAGTTGGGATACTAAAGTTCCTATATCTGATTATGCTTATGATTTAACAGCTAATTCGGATGCTAGTAACGTTCCTATGGAAGCACGCGAATATACTGTGGAGCAATTAGTTAATGCTGCCATGGTAGCTAGTGCTAATAGTGCTGCGATTGCCCTTGCAGAAAAAATCGGCGGTACCGAAAGTAAGTTTGTTGATATGATGCAAACTCAACTCCAAGAATGGGGAATCAATGATGCTAAATTATTTAATGCTTCTGGTCTTAACAATAGTTACCTAGGTGATAACATTTACCCAGGTTCTAGTTCAACTGATGAAAATACCCTAAGCGCTCGTGATGTTGCCATCATTGCCCAACACTTAATCACCGAGTACCCAGATGTGCTTAAAATTAGTAACCAAACAACTGCTGACTTTGATGGTTCTACAATGAACACTTATAATTACATGCTCAAAGGAATGCCTTACGAACGTGATGGTGTTGATGGTCTAAAAACCGGTACAACTGAACTTGCTGGTGCTTCATTTGTTGCGACTTCTACAGAAAACGGCATGCGCATTATCTCCGTTGTCATGAATGCCGATGGTTGGCAAGAAAATGAATTTGCTCGTTTTGAAGCTACTAATGCCCTTCTTGATTACGTTAAATCAAATTACGAAATGACAACTCTTGTTGATGCTGGCGAATCAACTAAAAATAGCAAAGCAAAAGTTATCGATGGAAAAGAAAAGACTGTACCTGCAGTTGCTTCTCAAGAATTAAAGGTTGTTCATCGTATTGGTACTGATGCTTCTGTAAAATTCTCAACAAAAGTCAAAGGATACGAAGCTACTATTAATAAAGGTGATAAAGTTGGTTCTTTCATTTATGATGATAAACAAATCGTCGGAACTGGCTATCTAGACTCTAAACCAAGCGTACCAGCACTTGCTAAGAAAGAGGTAAAAAAAAGCATTTTTCTTAAAGTCTGGTGGAACCACTTCGTCACTTACGTTAACGAAAAACTATAA